The window TCGGTCAGCCGCTGCGGCAGGGTGGTCCACGGCGTACGGACCAGGAGGCCGACCAGGGGCAGGACCAGGAACAGCAGGCCGAGCGCGGCGGGCACGAGCAGTCCGACCGGGATCCGTCCCGTACGTCTGCGCCGGTGTGGCGGCGCGGCCACCGCCGGCCGCGCCGCCACACCGGGCTCTTCGAGGAGGGGCACCGGTCTACGGTGCCTGGAAGCCGGCCTGGGTGAGCACGGACTTACCCGCGTCCGACAGCACGTACGCGACGAACGCCGCCGCACCGGCCTTGTTCGGCGCGCTCTTCAACACGCTGATCGGATAGTCGTTGATCGCGCCCGCTGACTCGGGGAACTCGACCCCGTCCACGTCGGCGGTGGAGGCCTTGGCGTCGGTCCGGTAGACCAGGGCGGCGTCGACCTCGCCGAGCTTCACCTTCGACAGCGCGCCCTTGACGTCCTGTTCCAGGGTGACCGGGGTCAGCTTCACCCCGGCGGCGTCGAGGGCCTTCTTCGCCGCCGCGCCGCACGGCACCTGCTCGGCGCAGAGGGCGACCTTCGCGTCCGGCTTGGTCAGGTCGGTCAGCCCGGTCACCCCGTTGGGGTTGCCCTTCGGTACGGCGATGACGAGCTGGTTCTTCACGAAGGTGGTGGGGCTGCCGTCGCCGTTGCCGGCGTCGGTGACGGTCTTCATGTTCGCCGGGGCGGCGGAGGCGAACACGTCCGCCGGTGCGCCCTGGTTGATCTGGGTGGCGAGGGCGGAACTGCCGGCGAAGCTGAAGGTGACCTTCGCGCCGGGGTTGGCCGCCTCGAAGTCCCTGCCGATGGTGGTGAACGACTCGGTCAGCGACGCTGCCGCGAAGACGGTGATCGTGCCGGTGACACCGGAACTGCTGCTGCTCGGTTGCGGGCTGGCGGTGT of the Micromonospora sp. NBC_01796 genome contains:
- the modA gene encoding molybdate ABC transporter substrate-binding protein, with the translated sequence MRARRFRTALATLAALAALGLTGCGDDADTASPQPSSSSSGVTGTITVFAAASLTESFTTIGRDFEAANPGAKVTFSFAGSSALATQINQGAPADVFASAAPANMKTVTDAGNGDGSPTTFVKNQLVIAVPKGNPNGVTGLTDLTKPDAKVALCAEQVPCGAAAKKALDAAGVKLTPVTLEQDVKGALSKVKLGEVDAALVYRTDAKASTADVDGVEFPESAGAINDYPISVLKSAPNKAGAAAFVAYVLSDAGKSVLTQAGFQAP